Part of the Triticum urartu cultivar G1812 chromosome 2, Tu2.1, whole genome shotgun sequence genome, cttcagtgcttgtagtcgtcgctaggtggtttACAAAGCtagatgtaatttttattatttctggtgtTCGTTATACTGCcctgattgaagatgaatagatcaGATGTTTTCCCAAAAGAATATTGACGTGCAAATCACGTACAACTGACTTGTGTACAATTTTTTAACAACGACTTGTATACATTGTCGCACGAAGAAATCAAAGCATCCCTCTATGGCATTATAATCACTTTTGGATGAAGGAGACATTTCCTTCCCCGAAAGGAATGTGTGCTCTTAGCATAACCGCAAGGCATCGATCACCTCCTTGCTCTGCATGGCTTGGTAGTAGTAAACCGTTGCTGCCATCAGAGAGAGGAGCTGCAGCGCACATGACAGAAAAGCATGCACAGCCAGCAAGCACAAGGACACCGCCATGCTCCTCTTCGCATACACAAGAGCAACCCGGTACAGCGGAGCCACGACGGTCGGCACGAAGTGCGCCACGAGCACCAAGAGGAGACCCTCCTTTCTCCTCACCAGCGTCACGAGACGCCACGCCTGCCGGAGCGCCCCCACGCCGCGGCACCTCCTGTCGACCACCGACGCGGCGACGCCCACCAACGCCACGGCGGTGAAGTAGAGGGAGGTGAGGAGCGCGATGAGGTAGACGAGGCCCTGGACGGAGAGCACCCCTGAGAGCCCGCCCATCAGGTCGGGAGCGGGAATCAGCGCGGCCAGGACCGCCGACGCGAAGTCAAGCGCGTCGACGACGGCGATGGTGATGGAAGCGCCCTTCAGGCTGATCCTCCCCTTGACGAGCTCGCGCAGGAGCTCGGCTAGCGAGTAGCGGTCGCCGGAGTAGGTCGTGGAGGCCGCGAAGAGGAAGAGGGTCCTCTTGACGAAGCCGACGGCCAGGGCGACGATCACCTCGGAGACGCCGATGAGTATGAGCCTCGTACCGTCTTGCTTTGGCCCCTCCATCTCCATGAGCTTGGCGTATTTGGCGCTCGAGAAGTCGGTGTTGTTGAGCTCGGTGGCATGGCTGGCCACGACGTCGGCGAGAGGCTGGACGAACAGGAAATTGACTATGTGGTcaaggaaggcggcggcggcaaAGAGGAGGAGCAAGGGCGTGAAGAGCTTGGGGTTTAACGTGGGGAGGATCAGCGCTTCCTTTAGGAAAGTAAAGCATGATGTGGGTTTGGCAGCCATGGTTCCGTTTTGGTAAGGTGCTTTGAAGAACTGAAGATTGAGGATGAACTGCCTGACGCTGCCGAGGAGATTTGTACGTTGGGGGAGAGGATGGGATGGCTGATGCTCACCGGTCAACCGAGGAAGAGTTGAAAAAGGAACGGCACGTCTTTGTCGCCAAGGGACGACTTGGAAAAACCAAAAGAATCAAAGTACGACCCGCCCGCCGGTGGAGGAAATTGCAGAAACCACTTGTACAGCTTACCAATTATTGGTGTTTGCTATACAGAACACAACTGTTAGTCTAACTAGTTAGCAACCAGGTCCAGTGAAAATAGTAATACTACTCTGCACACGGACAGTGAGCTCTGGCGGCCGCGAGGAGTGGAAGCTTGGTGCGGCGACGGCTAGGGTTTCCCCCTATCGCTCGTGGGAGCCACGTAGGTGGGAATCAGGCCTTGGTCATCGCCACAATTCGCGTCAAAGTAGACCAACCACTCTTGTGGCGGCTAGGGTTACAACCCGATTACTGCTCTCAGGCAAGAGTCACTCTCTGCTTTATATATAgccatggatgtctgaaggtgaAAGGAAAATAATAGCAAGTAGAATAAAAAGTGAAAAAGGGGCGCCAGCCTAGTGGTTGAATGACGGCCGTCGGATGAAGATCGTGTGGCGGCTGCTTTCTCTCTTCAACGTCGGAAGTACCGGTTCGCAAGCTTCATCTAGGGCGTCAATACTTGATCTAGCGGCTACGATGTTTGTCGGATGATGAATAGCTAACTGAAGAAGAACTGGGCCTAACATAAGGCGCACTAAGCTCGTGGAACAACATCAACGCCGACTACTACCTCTTTACCTTGACATTTACCTCTTCTTTACCTTTCATCAAAGAGATAAGTTCTTCTAGCTTGGTTGTCAACTCCGGGCTATTTTCTTCTATAGCATTCACCTTCTTGGTGGTGGTCCTTTCAACAtgctgttgggaaacgtagtaatttcaaaaaaattcctacgcacacgcaagatcatggtgatgcacagcaacgagaggggagagtgttgtctacgtacctacgcagaccgactgcggaagcgttgacacaacgtagaggaagtagtcgtacgtcttcacgatccgaccgatccaagcaccattactccggcacctccaagttcttaacacacgtacagctcgatgacgatccccgggctccgatccagcaaagcgtcggggaggagttccgtcagcacgacggcgtggtgacgatcttgatgtactaccgtcgcagggcttcgcctaagcactgctacaatataatcgaggtggaatatggtggcagggggcaccgcacacggctaaggaacgatctcaaggatcaacttgtgtgtctagggtgccccctgcctccgtatataaaggagccaagggggagggggcggccggccaaggaggggcgcgccaagggagtcctactccctctgggagtaggattcccccccccaatcctagttggaataggattcctcgaggggcgaagagagagaggaggccggccacctctccttgtcctaataggactaggggagggggaggcgcgcgcccaccttgggctgcccctttctcctttccactaaagcccactaaggcccatatagctcccggggggttccggtaacctcccggtactccggtaaaattccgatttcacccggaacacttccgatatccaaacatagcttccaatatatcaatctttatgtctcgaccattcgagactcctcgtcatgtccgtatcacatccgggactccgaacaacttcggtacatcaaaatgcataaactcataataactgtcatcgtaacgttaagcgtgcggaccctacggttcgagaataatgcagacatgaccgagacacatcccggtcaataaccaatagcgggacctggatgcccatattggctcctacatattctacgaagatcttttatcggtcagaccgcataacaacatacgttgttccctttgtcatcggtatgttacttgcccgagattcgatcgtcggtatccaatacctagttcaatctcgttaccggcaagtctctttactcgttccgtaatacatcatcccgcaactaactcattagttgcaatgcttgcaaggcttatgtgatgtgcattaccgagagggcccagagatacctctccgataatcggagtgacaaatcctattctcgaaatacgccaacccaacatctaccgttggagacacctgtagagctcctttataatcacccagttacgttgtgacgtttggtagcacacaaagtgttcctccggcaaacgggagttgcataatctcatagtcataggaacatgtataagtcatgaagaaagcaatagcaacatactaaacgatcgagcctaatcaatcccgtactcaattccctttgttaatcggtacgttacttcccgagactcgatcgtcggtatcccaataccttgttcagtctcgttaccggcaagtcactttactcgtaccgtaatgcatgatcccgtgatcaaccacttgatcacattgagctcattatgatgatgcattaccgagtgggcccagagatacctctccgtcatacggagtgacaaatcccagtctcgattcgtgccaacccaacagacactttcggagacacctgtaatgtacctttatagtcactcaattacgttgtgacgtttggcacacccaaagcactcctacggtatccgggagttgcacaatctcatggtctaaggaaatgatacttgacattcagaaaagctacagcaaatgaactacacgatctttgtgctagcttaggtgattgggtcttgtccatcacattattctcctaatgatgtgatcccgttatcaatgaatccccatgtccatagccaggaaaccatgactatctgttgatcaacgagctagtcaactagaggctcactagggacacattgtggtctatgtattcacacatgtattacgatttccggataatacaattataacatgaataatagacaattatcatgaacaaggaaatataataatcattttattattgcctctagggcatatttccaacagtctcccacttgcactagagtcaatcatctagttacattgtgatgaatcgaacacccatggaattctggtgttgatcatgttttgctctagggagaggtttagtcaacggatctgctacattcaggtccgtatgtactttacaaatctatgtctccattttgaacactttcacgaatggagttgaagcgacgcttgatatgctggtcttcctgtgaaacctgggctccttggcaaggcaatagctccagtgttgtcacagaagagagtcatcgggcccgacgcattgggtatgactcctaggtcggtaatgaactccttcacccagactgcttctgtgtgcctccgaggctgccatgtactccgcttcacatgtagatcccgccacaacgctttgcttgcaactgcaccagcttactgccccaccattcaaaatatacacgtatccggtttgtgacttagagtcatccagatctgtgtcaaagctagcatcgacgtaaccctttacgacgagctcttcgtcacctccataaacgagaaacatttccttagtccttttcaggtacttcaggatatttttgaccgctgtccagtgttccatgccgggattactttggtaccttcctaccaaactcacggcaaggtttacatcaggtctggtacacagcatagcatacatgatagaccctatggccgaggcataggggacgacactcatcttttctctatcttctgccgtggtcgggcattgagcgctcaatctcgtaccttgcaatacaggcaagaaccccttctttgactgatccattttgaacttcttcaatatcttgtcaaggtacgtactctgtgaaagaccaatgaggcgtctcgatctatctctatagatcttgatgcctaatatataagcagcttctccaaggtccttcattgaaaaacacttgttcaataggcctttatgctttccaagaattctatatcatttcccatcaaaagtatgtcatgtATATATAATacgagaaatgctacagagctcccactcactttgttgtaaacgcaggcttctccataagtctgcaataaacccaaacactttgatcatctcatcaaagcgaatgttccaactctaagatgcttgcgccagcccataaatcgagcgttggagcttgcacaccttgtcagcattcttaggatcgacaaaaccttccggctgcatcatatacaattctttcTTAAGGAAACTATTAaagaatgccgttttgacgtccatttgccgtatctcataa contains:
- the LOC125534227 gene encoding uncharacterized protein LOC125534227; translated protein: MAAKPTSCFTFLKEALILPTLNPKLFTPLLLLFAAAAFLDHIVNFLFVQPLADVVASHATELNNTDFSSAKYAKLMEMEGPKQDGTRLILIGVSEVIVALAVGFVKRTLFLFAASTTYSGDRYSLAELLRELVKGRISLKGASITIAVVDALDFASAVLAALIPAPDLMGGLSGVLSVQGLVYLIALLTSLYFTAVALVGVAASVVDRRCRGVGALRQAWRLVTLVRRKEGLLLVLVAHFVPTVVAPLYRVALVYAKRSMAVSLCLLAVHAFLSCALQLLSLMAATVYYYQAMQSKEVIDALRLC